From Columba livia isolate bColLiv1 breed racing homer chromosome 5, bColLiv1.pat.W.v2, whole genome shotgun sequence, one genomic window encodes:
- the APIP gene encoding methylthioribulose-1-phosphate dehydratase isoform X7, translated as MSSLMETWDFAAVLAEDVNKAEDMFVCDMNEQHISGPPPHKKLKKSQCTPLFMNAYTMRGAGAVIHTHSKAAVMATLLYPGSEFSITHQEMIKGIQKCTSGGCYRYDDTLVVPIIENTPEEKDLKERMARAMEKYPDSCAVLVRRHGVYVWGETWEKAKTMCECYDYLFDIAVQMRQHGLDPSKHPAGENGIL; from the exons ATGTCTTCACTGATGGAAACCTGGGATTTTGCAGCAGTGCTCGCTGAAGATGTtaacaag gcAGAAGATATGTTTGTTTGTGACATGAATGAACAGCATATCAGTGGTCCTCCACCGCACAAGAAACTAAAGAAAAGCCAGTGCACACCTCTTTTTATGAATGCCTACACTATGAGAG GGGCAGGCGCAGTGATCCATACTCATTCTAAGGCTGCTGTTATGGCTACCCTTCTTTACCCAGGGAGTGAGTTCAGTATTACCCATCAGGAGATGATAAAAGGAATCCAGAAGTGTACTTCAGGAGGCTGTTACCG atatGATGATACACTAGTGGTTCCCATTATTGAGAATACACCAGAAGAGAAGGATCTCAAGGAAAGAATGGCACGTGCAATGGAAAAATACCCGGACTCTTGTGCTGTATTGGTCAGACGTCACGGAGTTTATGTGTGGGGAGAAACATgggaaaaagccaaaacaat gTGTGAGTGTTATGATTACTTGTTTGATATCGCAGTGCAGATGAGACAGCACGGGCTAGATCCTTCAAAACATCCAGCAGGAGAAAACGGGATCTTGTAA